A DNA window from Prochlorococcus marinus str. GP2 contains the following coding sequences:
- a CDS encoding cob(I)yrinic acid a,c-diamide adenosyltransferase, with product MVISSSNNYSKSNLEVVKIRTADEKNSQRFTQNGQIQIYQSSYRGSYTSIIRDSLRNAALGRKVLLVQFMKGGVQQGIANAVKLCGNLTWIRSSHSFDQYNQEEIENNKNLKQSIHESIFKLWNFCKKELLSGENDQIILDEISLAIEMKIIDKHDLISTLENRFISGDVILTGTGIPKDLLLMANQITELRS from the coding sequence ATGGTCATTAGTTCATCTAATAATTATTCCAAAAGTAATCTTGAAGTTGTAAAAATAAGAACTGCCGACGAAAAAAACTCACAAAGATTCACACAAAACGGGCAAATCCAAATCTATCAATCTTCTTATAGAGGAAGTTATACCTCAATAATTAGAGACTCATTAAGAAATGCTGCACTTGGGAGGAAAGTACTTTTAGTACAATTTATGAAAGGAGGGGTTCAACAAGGAATTGCTAATGCAGTAAAGCTTTGTGGTAATTTAACGTGGATAAGATCATCACATTCCTTTGATCAATATAATCAGGAAGAAATTGAAAATAATAAAAATTTAAAACAATCTATTCATGAATCTATTTTTAAATTATGGAACTTTTGCAAAAAAGAATTACTTTCTGGTGAAAATGATCAAATCATACTTGATGAAATTTCTCTTGCTATTGAGATGAAAATTATTGATAAGCATGATTTGATTTCAACACTTGAAAACCGATTTATATCAGGAGATGTAATCCTAACTGGAACAGGTATTCCTAAAGATTTACTATTAATGGCTAACCAAATCACAGAACTTCGCTCATAA